A portion of the Lolium rigidum isolate FL_2022 chromosome 1, APGP_CSIRO_Lrig_0.1, whole genome shotgun sequence genome contains these proteins:
- the LOC124660854 gene encoding uncharacterized protein LOC124660854, with translation MYAGDEDVERLSTDLPAKDLEKLIRRISKLNKKDTVPSSCKVKPFCGANPLPEGHLTLTSLPPLPEGGEVEEMAVVTDDNQGASRPESGVGGSQKSAASLEKENETEVTSSTRSSIPAASPKGKRKRDETIDSGASKADTSRAEKIVPDAGEKALGLYDAALISSDEEEDVPIDATARTSTSHTLVVSEAHPDGDETSPPQQNLEHPTPAVSPRAPSPKRARLESPKEPTILSGCSSTPLMEEPFMKELIRFGTQFIGYRDYAAQLEEKFEETSKRADALAAKLEQSETARMKAEADAATVEDLQKKLDDAKKALEENVAQHAAREEEILGRLESEDKPRV, from the exons atgtatgctggtgatgaagaCGTCGAGAGGCTCTCCACAGATCTTCctgcaaaggacttggagaagctaatTCGAAGAATTTCCAAGCTTAACAAGAAGGACACCGTTCCATCTTCTTGCAAAGTTAAGCCATTTTGTGgcgccaatcctcttcccgag GGTCACCTTACTTtaacttctcttcctccccttcccgagggcggggaagtcgaagaaatggctgttgtcaccgacgacaaccagggtgctTCTCGCCCTGAAAGTGGAGTCGGGGGTTCCCAGAAATCCGCGGCTTCTCTTGAAAAAGAGAATGAAACGGAGGTTACTTCGTCGACACGCTCGTCTATTCCTGCTGCTTCTCCGAAAGGCAAGAGGAAAAGAGATGAAACTATTGACTCTGGCGCCTCCAAAGCCGATACTTCCCGTGCCGAAAAGATTGTACCCGATGCCGGGGAGAAGGCTTTGGGTCTTTATGATGctgctcttatcagctc cgatgaagaagaagatgtgcccattgacgcgactgctcgaacgagcacgtcccaTACTTTGGTTGTCTCGGAAGCTCATCCTGATGgcgatgaaacttcgcctccccaacaaaacctggaacatccaACTCCAGCTGTGAGCCCCCGGGCCCCTTCTCCGAAGAGAGCCAGGTTGGAATCACCCAAGGAACCAACCATACTATCTGGTTGTTCCTCGACTCCTTTGATGGAAGAG CCTTTTATGAAAGAGCTCATCCGcttcggtacccaatttatcgggtaccgcgaTTATGCTGCCCAGCTTGAAG AGAAATTTGAGGAAACCAGcaaacgtgctgacgctcttgctgctaAATTGGAGCAAAGCGAAACGGCACGCATGAAAGCCGAAGCTGATGCTGCTACCGTcgaggatcttcaaaagaaactcGACGACGCAAAAAAGGCTCTAGAAGAAAATGTAGCTCAGCATGCTGCTCGCGAGGAAGAGATCCTTGGTCGACTAgaatc GGAGGACAAACCAAGAGTATGA